The following coding sequences lie in one Oncorhynchus kisutch isolate 150728-3 linkage group LG17, Okis_V2, whole genome shotgun sequence genomic window:
- the LOC109907277 gene encoding trafficking protein particle complex subunit 3, with translation MSRQSNRTTDSKKMNAELFTLTYGALVTQLCKDYENDEEVNKQLDKMGYNIGVRLIEDFLARSSVGRCQDFRETADVIAKVAFKMYLGITPSVTNWSPAGDEFSLILESNPLVDFVELPDNHSSLVYSNLLCGVLRGALEMVQMAVDVKFSQDTLRGDNVTEIRMKFIKRMEENLPAGDE, from the exons ATGTCAAGGCAATCCAACCGAACCACAGACAGCAAAAAGATG AACGCAGAGTTGTTCACACTGACATACGGGGCCCTGGTAACccagctgtgtaaggactatgAGAATGACGAGGAGGTCAACAAACAGCTGGATAAGAT GGGATACAATATCGGAGTGCGTCTCATCGAGGACTTCTTGGCACGCTCCAGCGTTGGGAGGTGTCAGGATTTCCGAGAAACAGCCGATGTCATTGCTAAG GTGGCGTTTAAGATGTACCTGGGCATCACCCCCAGTGTGACCAACTGGAGCCCGGCGGGAGATGAGTTCTCCCTCATCCTGGAGAGTAACCCCCTAGTGGACTTTGTAGAGCTGCCTGACAACCACAGCTCCTTGGTCTACTCCAACCTGCTGTGTGGGGTACTCCGAGGAGCTCtggagatg GTACAGATGGCAGTGGATGTGAAGTTTTCTCAGGACACCCTGAGAGGAGACAATGTCACAGAGATCCGCATGAAGTTCATCAAGAGGATGGAAGAGAACCTACCGGCCGGGGATGagtga
- the LOC109907276 gene encoding zinc finger protein OZF-like isoform X1 gives MSKLALFSVYITERLTAVAVEIAGVVERTITEYQEEISRSKEENERLRRLLDFKLHRTDPQQLTLPVSEEEVPPERQHGEQKWGPNLGQKDPESTQIKDEQEEIGTNQEEELERLESDTNDSIFTVCEERDSNPPYPPYQMDFSSHTFQSKEDDVLCILIPKEIKTEPDGEDYTVSEATSASQSLSEGYLGCSAAQSENSGSDNEESGGQPSGSKLLESSRKWANKELSFHTVAGGRVTTNASPYCCKLCGSTFVYIGPLVNHVKNVHTKHTKMCGVCEEVFESMASLTDHLQTHIKATRTCNVCGKCFPSDANLRTHMVSHTGEKQYQCKECGKCFKTKGYMKLHMRLHTGEKPFQCKECGESFTCNGYLKAHMKFHTGEKSYRCKDCGQDFDQKTQLETHMWTHRGEKPHGCKQCPKSFKRKEELTRHTAVHTGERPFKCTVCGHCFATPGNLTQHLTTHSGEKPYRCKFCGRCFRNNPLLKSHLRNRHKFHESA, from the exons ATGTCTAAACTGGCattgttcagtgtgtatataactGAACGGCTAACAGCGGTGGCTGTGGAGATAGCCGGGGTGGTAGAGAGAACAATAACAGAATACCAGGAAGAAATCTCTCGTTCAAAGGAGGAGAACGAACGTCTTCGACGGCTGCTGGATTTCAAACTGCACAGAACAG ACCCCCAGCAGCTCACGCTCCCAGTCTCTGAAGAGGAGGTTCCCCCTGAGCGGCAGCATGGTGAGCAGAAGTGGGGCCCCAATCTGGGGCAGAAGGACCCAGAGTCCACACAGATTAAAGATGAACAAGAGGAAATCgggacaaatcaggaggaagAGCTTGAAAGGCTAGAATCTGATACCAACGACTCCATATTCACTGtctgtgaggagagggacagtaaCCCACCTTATCCGCCCTATCAAATGGATTTCTCAAGCCACACTTTCCAGAGCAAAGAGGATGATGTGTTATGCATCCTCATTCCTAAAGAGATCAAAACTGAGCCTGATGGAGAGGACTACACAGTATCAGAAGCAACCAGTGCCTCTCAGTCCCTATCAGAAGGATATCTAGGCTGTTCTGCAGCTCAGAGTGAAAACAGCGGAAGTGACAACGAGGAGAGTGGGGGACAACCGTCAGGGTCAAAGCTACTGGAATCATCCAGAAAATGGGCAAATAAAGAACTAAGCTTCCATACTGTTGCTGGGGGCAGGGTGACCACAAATGCTTCTCCTTATTGTTGCAAGTTGTGTGGAAGTACATTTGTGTACATTGGTCCTTTAGTTAACCATGTGAAAAATGTACACACAAAGCATACGAAAATGTGCGGTGTGTGTGAAGAAGTCTTTGAGTCCATGGCAAGTCTGACAGATCACCTGCAAACCCACATAAAAGCAACACGTACTTGTAATGTTTGTGGCAAATGCTTCCCTAGTGATGCTAATCTGAGAACACACATGGTgtctcacacaggagagaaacagtaTCAATGCAAAgaatgtggaaaatgcttcaaaactAAGGGATATATGAAATTGCATATGAGACTGCACACTGGGGAGAAACCATTTCAGTGCAAAGAATGTGGAGAAAGTTTCACTTGTAATGGATACTTGAAAGCACATATGAAgttccacacaggggagaaatcatATCGGTGTAAGGACTGTGGGCAAGACTTTGACCAGAAGACACAACTGGAAACGCATATGTGGACTCACAGAGGTGAGAAACCACATGGTTGCAAGCAGTGTCCCAAAAGCTTCAAGCGCAAGGAAGAACTGACCAGACACACAGcggttcacacaggagagagaccttTCAAGTGCACTGTTTGTGGACATTGCTTTGCCACCCCAGGCAACCTGACACAACACCTGACCACTCACTCCGGAGAGAAACCGTATCGGTGCAAATTCTGTGGCAGATGCTTTAGAAATAATCCGCTACTTAAAAGTCACCTGAGGAACCGTCACAAATTTCATGAAAGTGCCTGA
- the LOC109907276 gene encoding gastrula zinc finger protein XlCGF28.1-like isoform X2 — MFSDPQQLTLPVSEEEVPPERQHGEQKWGPNLGQKDPESTQIKDEQEEIGTNQEEELERLESDTNDSIFTVCEERDSNPPYPPYQMDFSSHTFQSKEDDVLCILIPKEIKTEPDGEDYTVSEATSASQSLSEGYLGCSAAQSENSGSDNEESGGQPSGSKLLESSRKWANKELSFHTVAGGRVTTNASPYCCKLCGSTFVYIGPLVNHVKNVHTKHTKMCGVCEEVFESMASLTDHLQTHIKATRTCNVCGKCFPSDANLRTHMVSHTGEKQYQCKECGKCFKTKGYMKLHMRLHTGEKPFQCKECGESFTCNGYLKAHMKFHTGEKSYRCKDCGQDFDQKTQLETHMWTHRGEKPHGCKQCPKSFKRKEELTRHTAVHTGERPFKCTVCGHCFATPGNLTQHLTTHSGEKPYRCKFCGRCFRNNPLLKSHLRNRHKFHESA; from the exons atgttttcag ACCCCCAGCAGCTCACGCTCCCAGTCTCTGAAGAGGAGGTTCCCCCTGAGCGGCAGCATGGTGAGCAGAAGTGGGGCCCCAATCTGGGGCAGAAGGACCCAGAGTCCACACAGATTAAAGATGAACAAGAGGAAATCgggacaaatcaggaggaagAGCTTGAAAGGCTAGAATCTGATACCAACGACTCCATATTCACTGtctgtgaggagagggacagtaaCCCACCTTATCCGCCCTATCAAATGGATTTCTCAAGCCACACTTTCCAGAGCAAAGAGGATGATGTGTTATGCATCCTCATTCCTAAAGAGATCAAAACTGAGCCTGATGGAGAGGACTACACAGTATCAGAAGCAACCAGTGCCTCTCAGTCCCTATCAGAAGGATATCTAGGCTGTTCTGCAGCTCAGAGTGAAAACAGCGGAAGTGACAACGAGGAGAGTGGGGGACAACCGTCAGGGTCAAAGCTACTGGAATCATCCAGAAAATGGGCAAATAAAGAACTAAGCTTCCATACTGTTGCTGGGGGCAGGGTGACCACAAATGCTTCTCCTTATTGTTGCAAGTTGTGTGGAAGTACATTTGTGTACATTGGTCCTTTAGTTAACCATGTGAAAAATGTACACACAAAGCATACGAAAATGTGCGGTGTGTGTGAAGAAGTCTTTGAGTCCATGGCAAGTCTGACAGATCACCTGCAAACCCACATAAAAGCAACACGTACTTGTAATGTTTGTGGCAAATGCTTCCCTAGTGATGCTAATCTGAGAACACACATGGTgtctcacacaggagagaaacagtaTCAATGCAAAgaatgtggaaaatgcttcaaaactAAGGGATATATGAAATTGCATATGAGACTGCACACTGGGGAGAAACCATTTCAGTGCAAAGAATGTGGAGAAAGTTTCACTTGTAATGGATACTTGAAAGCACATATGAAgttccacacaggggagaaatcatATCGGTGTAAGGACTGTGGGCAAGACTTTGACCAGAAGACACAACTGGAAACGCATATGTGGACTCACAGAGGTGAGAAACCACATGGTTGCAAGCAGTGTCCCAAAAGCTTCAAGCGCAAGGAAGAACTGACCAGACACACAGcggttcacacaggagagagaccttTCAAGTGCACTGTTTGTGGACATTGCTTTGCCACCCCAGGCAACCTGACACAACACCTGACCACTCACTCCGGAGAGAAACCGTATCGGTGCAAATTCTGTGGCAGATGCTTTAGAAATAATCCGCTACTTAAAAGTCACCTGAGGAACCGTCACAAATTTCATGAAAGTGCCTGA